From Gottschalkiaceae bacterium SANA:
CTCCATTTCATCAACAACAACCGGATCAACAATAAAGGATGGTTTCCCCATAGGCTCGGCTATTTCATAAGCAAGAACTCCACCCAAATTTGAGGCATGCTGTCCCAAAACACCGACCTTGAGATCATTGAGCATGGCATCATTGACACGATACGTTCCACTCGTGATCGGTTTCAACAATCCACCCCGACCCACAACGGCATCCAAATCCTGTAATTTTAAGCCAGCCTTCTCTATAGCCGCTTCAATCATTTTTCGTCGAAAATCAAATTGCTCAAAAATTGTTGAGAAAGAAGCCAACTCTTCCGATGAATGGCGAAGTGTTTCTTCATGTAAAACCTGGTCTTCCTGAAATACCGCGATTTTTGTGGATGTTGATCCAGGATTGATAACCAAAATATATTTATTCGTCATTTACTTACCTCCTACTTTTTTACAGATAAAGCTGCCAGTACAATAGAATTTAGCTTCGATATCGGCTGATCTGCGCGACTCGTTAGAACAATGGGTACCTTGGCCCCAACAATCAAACCAGCACTGGTCGCATTGCCTAAGAAATTTAATGCTTTGTATAGAATGTTGCCTGATTCAATTTGAGGCACAATCAAAATATCGGCATCGCCTGCAACGGGATGATCGATCCCTTTGTGTTCGGCAGCCGTTTTTGAGATCGCATTGTCCAAGGCAAAGGGACCACCAAGGATGCAGCCAGTAATTTCTCCTCGCTGGCCCATTGCAACCAATTTTCCCGCATCCACTGTAGAAGGCATCTTTTCGTACACCTTCTCCTTTGCAGAAAGAATGGCGACCTTGGGTTCTTCGATGGACAAAGCCTTGGCTACCTCTACGGAGTTTTTAATAATTGCCGCCTTTTGTTCCAAGGTTGGCGCAATGATCATCGCCGCATCACTCATCATCAAGAGTTTATGATAGGTTGGAATTTCAAATACCGCAACATGAGACAATAAGGTTTCCCCTCTCAGCTCCGGTCGCTTCAACACGGCCTTGAGAATAATCGAAGTATCAACCAAGCCCTTCATCAAGATATCCGCATTTCCTTTTACAATTTCATCAACAGCTATTTCACTGCCATGTATCAAATCATGTTCATTTATAATGGTGAAACGCTTCAAGGAAAATCCAATTCGTCTGGATAATTCTCGAATTATTTGCTCATCCCCCACCAAGATCCCTTCTACGATTCCAAGATCGTGGGCCTCTTTGACGGCCAACAATACATCTTCGTCATGGGCGATTGCAACTGAAATCCGTTTTGGACCCCTCTTTTGCGCAAGTTTTACCAATTCTTTAAAATTTTTCACCATTCGCCCTCCATCTTTTATTGAAAACCTTTTCTTGTTGTTTCCTTTCAAAAAAAATAACGTTTTGAAGTACCTATTCTTATTATAAACCGATTTTAATCCGTA
This genomic window contains:
- the ptb gene encoding phosphate butyryltransferase; this translates as MKNFKELVKLAQKRGPKRISVAIAHDEDVLLAVKEAHDLGIVEGILVGDEQIIRELSRRIGFSLKRFTIINEHDLIHGSEIAVDEIVKGNADILMKGLVDTSIILKAVLKRPELRGETLLSHVAVFEIPTYHKLLMMSDAAMIIAPTLEQKAAIIKNSVEVAKALSIEEPKVAILSAKEKVYEKMPSTVDAGKLVAMGQRGEITGCILGGPFALDNAISKTAAEHKGIDHPVAGDADILIVPQIESGNILYKALNFLGNATSAGLIVGAKVPIVLTSRADQPISKLNSIVLAALSVKK